The Psychromonas sp. MME1 genome window below encodes:
- a CDS encoding RnfH family protein, with protein MELGNNMRNDMIDIEVVYGLPNKQVLLSLPVPVGSTIEECIKLSAINKHFPEITLREAKVGIFSRLESLSTQVKQGDRIEIYRPLIADPKEMRKLRAAKMGKK; from the coding sequence ATGGAGTTAGGTAATAACATGCGAAATGACATGATTGATATTGAAGTCGTTTATGGTTTGCCCAATAAGCAAGTTTTATTATCTTTGCCTGTGCCCGTTGGCAGTACTATCGAAGAGTGCATAAAGTTATCCGCGATTAATAAGCATTTTCCTGAAATTACTCTTAGAGAAGCTAAAGTTGGCATTTTTAGCCGTCTGGAAAGTTTGTCAACGCAAGTTAAGCAGGGGGATCGTATTGAAATTTATCGTCCTTTGATTGCTGATCCAAAGGAAATGCGTAAATTACGAGCGGCTAAGATGGGGAAAAAATAA
- a CDS encoding SRPBCC family protein — MAEVSRSALVMYSADEMYQLVNDVVAYPEFLPGCVAANILSSNTQAMRASVKVSKAGISQSFTTENRLVENKSIEMNLVDGPFKCLTGGWTFTPLDEQACKVNLDLQFEFSSKVVEFAFGRVFNDLVASMVKSFSARAKVVYGVR; from the coding sequence ATGGCAGAAGTATCGCGTAGCGCGTTAGTTATGTACAGCGCAGATGAAATGTATCAATTAGTGAATGATGTTGTTGCTTACCCTGAATTTTTACCGGGTTGTGTCGCTGCGAATATATTATCATCGAATACGCAGGCGATGCGTGCCTCTGTGAAAGTTTCTAAAGCGGGGATTAGTCAGTCATTTACGACAGAAAATCGCTTGGTTGAGAATAAATCGATAGAGATGAATCTTGTCGATGGCCCATTTAAGTGTTTGACGGGGGGGTGGACTTTTACTCCTTTAGATGAGCAAGCCTGTAAGGTCAATTTAGATTTGCAATTTGAGTTTAGTAGTAAGGTCGTTGAATTTGCATTTGGTCGTGTATTTAATGATTTAGTGGCTTCTATGGTTAAATCTTTTTCTGCTAGAGCGAAGGTGGTGTATGGAGTTAGGTAA
- a CDS encoding integrase domain-containing protein, translated as MARVSPLTNTEVKQAKPKDKVYLLADGGGLQFRVKPNGSKLWQLRYTNPYTKKPALMGFGAYPAVSLADARKLRESAKELLAKGLNPKDERDEQKRQADLANNNTLKHIAEKWFEVKKTKVSADYAIDVWRSIDLHLFPTLGNVPLHKLTAPKVIDVIRPIAAKGSLETVRRLCQRINEIMVFALNTGLVSDNPLIGINKAFEVPKKKHMPTLKPNELPELMQALNLASIKQITRCLIEWQLHTMCRPNESAGARWEEIDIDKRLWTIPAKRMKMNREHVIPLTDQAISILEYIKPISGHREFLFPADRNPRKHANESTANVALGRMGFKGRLVAHGMRSLASTALNEQGFDGDVIESCLSHIHKNEVRNAYNRTDYLKRRQEVMSWWSDFISGASKGSGFIGDLKAT; from the coding sequence ATGGCTAGAGTATCCCCACTTACAAACACTGAAGTTAAGCAGGCTAAACCCAAAGATAAAGTCTATCTATTGGCTGATGGTGGCGGTCTTCAATTTAGAGTAAAGCCTAACGGTTCTAAACTTTGGCAATTGCGATACACCAATCCCTATACCAAAAAACCTGCATTAATGGGCTTTGGTGCGTACCCAGCCGTTTCATTAGCTGATGCAAGAAAATTACGAGAATCAGCTAAAGAGTTACTTGCCAAAGGCTTGAATCCTAAAGATGAGCGAGATGAACAAAAACGCCAGGCTGATCTTGCTAATAACAATACGCTTAAACATATTGCTGAGAAATGGTTTGAAGTGAAGAAAACCAAAGTCTCTGCTGACTATGCTATCGATGTATGGCGTTCAATTGACCTTCACCTATTTCCAACACTAGGTAATGTACCGTTACATAAACTAACAGCTCCAAAAGTGATTGATGTGATCCGCCCTATTGCAGCTAAAGGAAGCTTGGAAACTGTTAGACGATTATGTCAGCGTATTAACGAAATCATGGTGTTTGCACTTAATACTGGCCTAGTAAGTGATAATCCATTAATTGGCATCAACAAGGCTTTTGAAGTACCAAAGAAAAAGCATATGCCAACGCTTAAGCCAAATGAACTCCCAGAGCTTATGCAGGCACTTAATCTAGCTAGCATCAAACAAATCACTCGTTGCTTAATTGAATGGCAACTGCACACAATGTGCCGACCAAATGAATCAGCAGGTGCAAGGTGGGAAGAGATTGACATAGATAAAAGACTTTGGACTATTCCTGCGAAGCGTATGAAGATGAACAGAGAACATGTTATCCCATTAACTGATCAAGCAATTTCAATATTGGAGTATATCAAGCCAATAAGCGGTCATAGAGAGTTCTTATTCCCTGCAGACCGTAATCCTCGTAAACACGCAAATGAGTCAACAGCAAACGTAGCTTTAGGTCGAATGGGCTTTAAAGGCAGATTGGTCGCTCATGGCATGCGTTCACTCGCGAGTACTGCACTTAATGAGCAAGGTTTTGATGGTGATGTTATTGAGTCTTGTTTATCACATATTCACAAAAATGAAGTAAGAAATGCTTACAACAGAACGGATTACCTGAAAAGACGACAAGAAGTTATGTCATGGTGGAGTGACTTTATTAGTGGAGCATCTAAAGGCTCTGGATTTATTGGAGATCTCAAGGCTACGTAA
- a CDS encoding AAA family ATPase, with protein MSTKYRLVYLWVEKYKNIKDVEINFTLDYQFKKNKKDKVISLDKSHFGELSEKGSNPLADLDIFTAFIGENGAGKSNLIELISFIYTTGRFPEGILDSGEDSFCIIEEKKKVVVFSILYHLMAISMPNIMSILKISLFQVNYLISMSLGKRFYIIL; from the coding sequence ATGAGCACAAAATATCGGTTAGTGTATTTATGGGTAGAAAAATATAAAAATATTAAAGATGTTGAAATTAACTTTACATTAGATTATCAGTTTAAAAAAAATAAAAAAGACAAGGTAATTTCATTAGATAAGTCACATTTTGGTGAGTTGAGTGAGAAAGGAAGTAACCCTCTTGCTGATCTTGATATATTTACAGCATTCATCGGTGAGAATGGGGCTGGAAAGTCGAACCTAATTGAATTAATTAGCTTTATTTATACAACAGGAAGATTTCCAGAGGGAATATTAGATTCCGGCGAAGATAGCTTTTGTATTATTGAGGAAAAAAAGAAAGTAGTTGTTTTTTCTATCTTATATCACCTAATGGCGATAAGTATGCCGAACATTATGAGCATTCTGAAAATATCGCTTTTTCAAGTAAATTATCTAATTTCAATGAGTTTGGGAAAACGCTTTTATATCATCCTTTAA
- a CDS encoding IS3 family transposase, which translates to MSGKGECWDNAPTERFFRSLKHEQLNYETFKTKKAAELSILDYLAYYNGKRPHSVNGYLSPIQYENKVAKKVSGFY; encoded by the coding sequence ATGAGCGGTAAAGGGGAATGCTGGGACAATGCCCCTACAGAGCGATTTTTCCGCAGTTTAAAGCATGAGCAATTAAACTATGAAACATTCAAAACAAAGAAAGCAGCAGAGCTAAGCATTTTAGATTATCTTGCTTATTACAACGGTAAACGCCCACACTCGGTTAATGGGTATTTATCACCGATTCAATATGAAAATAAAGTCGCTAAGAAAGTGTCCGGTTTTTATTGA
- a CDS encoding transposase, whose translation MNKKKVRPIFTVEFKQSAVKLITEQGYTRQEAANNLGVSLSAITRWVRAETQVDSKAGSKQSTLNISERAELEILRKENNRLKMERDILKKAAVFFANEKE comes from the coding sequence ATGAATAAGAAAAAAGTACGTCCAATTTTTACAGTTGAGTTTAAACAAAGTGCAGTAAAGTTAATTACTGAGCAGGGGTATACACGCCAAGAAGCCGCTAATAATCTTGGTGTATCGCTGAGCGCAATTACTCGCTGGGTAAGAGCCGAAACGCAAGTTGACTCAAAAGCAGGCTCAAAGCAATCAACATTAAACATATCTGAGCGAGCTGAGCTGGAGATATTACGCAAAGAAAACAACCGGTTAAAAATGGAGCGTGATATTTTAAAAAAGGCCGCAGTCTTCTTTGCGAACGAAAAAGAATAA
- a CDS encoding HsdR family type I site-specific deoxyribonuclease: MAIQAEQVLEDNLVSQLKTLGYQVAQITDEQSLLANLKAQLEKVNRLKAPLTDNEFKQVLNALSKGSVFEKAKTLRDRLQINKDSAGDGKNTALYIQFLADKWDDNQFQVTQQVTVEGRYQNRYDVTILVNGLPFVQIELKRRGLELKEAFNQINRYQRHSYWASYGLFQYVQTFVISNGVNTKYYANNKNQSFKQTFYWADEENHRYTELSKFADTFLQRKQLATLIQKYIVLNETDRILMVMRPYQIYATENIVGRVIERNEIANTGQRVENFNGYIWHTTGSGKTLTSFKTAQILTGLSEVHKVVFVVDRKDLDYQTSKEFNSFAKGCVDSTDNTNLLVNQFTDAPIAVNKINEHRNTKLIVTTIQKLNNAISHKRYTSRMEKLKDKSIVFIFDECHRSQFGDTHKRIVSFFNNHQLFGFTGTPIFADNATSKASRKTTTKDLFDECLHKYTIVDAIKDENVLKFGIEYVGRYKQVDSANEMDIDVEGIDTKELLESEVRLNKITDYIIANHNRKTHSKTFTGMFCVSSVEMMWFNTTGHY; this comes from the coding sequence TTGGCAATACAGGCAGAGCAAGTACTTGAAGATAACTTAGTTTCTCAGCTTAAAACGTTGGGTTATCAAGTTGCACAGATAACTGATGAGCAATCACTGCTGGCAAATTTAAAAGCGCAGCTTGAAAAGGTAAATCGTTTAAAAGCGCCACTAACTGACAATGAATTCAAGCAAGTGCTGAATGCATTATCTAAAGGCTCTGTGTTTGAAAAAGCGAAAACTCTGCGTGATCGCCTGCAAATCAATAAAGACAGTGCAGGTGATGGAAAAAACACTGCACTGTATATCCAGTTTTTAGCGGACAAATGGGACGATAACCAGTTTCAAGTCACCCAACAAGTGACCGTAGAGGGGCGTTATCAAAACCGTTATGACGTGACTATTTTAGTCAATGGTTTACCATTTGTGCAGATTGAGCTGAAACGCAGAGGCTTAGAGCTTAAAGAAGCCTTTAATCAAATTAACCGTTATCAGCGTCACTCTTACTGGGCAAGTTATGGTCTGTTCCAATATGTGCAAACTTTTGTGATCAGCAATGGCGTGAATACCAAATATTACGCCAACAACAAAAACCAAAGCTTTAAGCAAACCTTCTATTGGGCAGATGAAGAAAACCATCGTTATACCGAGTTATCGAAATTCGCTGATACCTTCTTACAACGTAAACAGTTGGCTACCTTGATTCAAAAGTACATTGTGCTTAATGAAACAGATCGCATTTTAATGGTGATGCGCCCATACCAAATTTATGCCACCGAAAATATTGTTGGGCGTGTTATTGAGCGTAATGAGATTGCAAATACAGGACAACGCGTTGAAAACTTCAATGGTTATATCTGGCATACTACAGGTTCTGGTAAAACGCTGACCTCTTTTAAAACCGCGCAAATACTCACAGGGCTTTCTGAGGTTCACAAAGTAGTGTTTGTGGTCGATAGAAAAGACTTGGATTATCAAACCAGCAAAGAGTTTAATAGCTTTGCTAAAGGTTGTGTGGATAGTACTGATAATACTAACTTGTTGGTCAATCAATTCACTGATGCACCTATTGCTGTAAATAAAATCAACGAACACCGCAATACCAAGCTGATTGTGACGACCATTCAGAAGCTCAATAACGCGATTAGTCATAAGCGTTATACCTCGCGTATGGAGAAGCTGAAAGATAAGTCCATCGTGTTTATTTTCGATGAATGCCATCGTAGCCAGTTTGGTGATACCCACAAACGTATTGTTAGCTTCTTTAATAATCATCAGCTATTTGGCTTTACGGGTACGCCTATTTTTGCCGATAATGCGACCAGTAAAGCGTCACGCAAAACCACCACTAAAGACCTGTTTGATGAGTGTTTACATAAATACACCATCGTTGATGCGATTAAAGATGAAAACGTGCTCAAGTTTGGTATTGAGTATGTGGGGCGCTACAAGCAAGTAGACAGTGCAAATGAGATGGATATTGATGTTGAAGGCATCGATACCAAAGAGCTATTAGAGTCTGAAGTCCGATTAAATAAAATCACCGATTACATTATTGCCAACCATAACCGCAAAACGCACAGCAAAACCTTTACGGGTATGTTCTGCGTGAGCAGTGTAGAAATGATGTGGTTCAATACTACCGGACACTACTAA
- a CDS encoding restriction endonuclease subunit S, whose product MSLVDSRVSIKGVSEVSSIDFVVNKNKCNLNIPRYIDIFGDEAKEDLNLLGKQQSELESKLEKLNIELNVVCRELGIDNLSDAGTLKELFKGAVYFKGKNGERFPEWRNVKIVDMFDFITTNSFSRALLNHTNGSVRNIHYGDIHTKLPSHIDLKQVSLPFINPDVDIKKIVGVNYCKDGDLIIADASEDYKDIGKAIELVNIEDSVVLAGLHTFLLRPKEKCAIGYLGYCLQNYYVRKQMMRLATGVSVLGLSKTSLCEVEIPIPCFEEQEKIVTFLNLLDKKTKLTDSVVKNSQQLQKGLLQQMFV is encoded by the coding sequence GTGAGCCTTGTTGACTCACGCGTTTCCATTAAAGGAGTATCAGAAGTATCAAGTATTGATTTTGTCGTTAACAAGAATAAATGTAATTTGAATATTCCAAGATATATAGACATATTTGGAGACGAGGCTAAAGAAGACTTGAATCTACTCGGTAAACAACAATCAGAGCTAGAAAGTAAACTTGAAAAATTGAATATAGAGCTGAATGTTGTTTGTAGGGAATTGGGAATTGATAACTTATCTGATGCAGGAACCCTCAAAGAGCTATTTAAAGGGGCTGTATACTTTAAAGGCAAAAATGGTGAGCGCTTTCCTGAGTGGAGGAATGTTAAGATTGTAGATATGTTTGATTTTATAACGACAAACTCATTTTCTAGAGCTTTATTGAACCATACCAATGGCTCAGTTCGGAACATTCATTATGGCGATATTCATACAAAATTACCCAGCCATATTGATTTAAAACAGGTTTCATTACCTTTCATTAACCCTGATGTAGACATTAAAAAGATAGTTGGTGTTAACTATTGTAAAGATGGGGATTTAATAATCGCTGATGCCTCAGAAGACTATAAAGATATTGGTAAAGCAATTGAATTAGTCAATATTGAAGATTCAGTTGTATTGGCCGGGCTTCATACATTCTTGCTTAGGCCAAAAGAAAAGTGTGCCATCGGATATTTAGGCTATTGCTTGCAAAATTATTACGTCAGAAAGCAGATGATGAGGTTAGCTACAGGAGTTTCTGTTTTAGGATTATCAAAAACAAGCCTTTGTGAAGTCGAGATACCAATTCCTTGTTTTGAAGAACAAGAAAAAATAGTTACCTTTTTAAATTTACTTGATAAAAAAACGAAGCTTACAGACTCTGTAGTTAAGAATTCACAGCAGTTACAAAAAGGTTTGTTACAACAGATGTTTGTGTAA
- a CDS encoding type I restriction-modification system subunit M, translated as MAQPEIKETAEQHKKALEKQLWNIANALRGNMSADEFRDYILGFIFYKYLSERMHQYADGILAEDGIKFDGIDEATEEGQEYLEAIKEESIDHLGYFLKPSELFHVIAEKGNNGEFIIESLGEVLNHIEQSTMGTASEDDFNGLFDDIDLTSNKLGKSEKAKNELITTVLGHLDEIDFCLDDTEIDVLGDAYEYLIGQFASGAGKKAGEFYTPPMVSKLLAKLVTKGKTQLKSVYDPTCGSGSLLLQVSREISRQGGEVSQYFGQEKNPSTYNLARMNMILHGVHYRSFDIQQDDTLETPHHIEKRFEAVVANPPFSVEWSANEVFKSDERFADYGKLAPKKKADLAFVQHMVFQLAEDGAMAVVLPHGALYRGAAEGQIRNFLIENKNIIDAVITLPEKIFYGTSIPTCILLIKKNRDSKDDILFVNGSDMFEKGINQNLLLDKHID; from the coding sequence ATGGCACAGCCAGAAATTAAAGAAACAGCAGAACAACATAAAAAAGCATTAGAAAAACAGCTTTGGAACATTGCTAATGCGTTGCGTGGCAACATGAGTGCAGATGAGTTTCGTGATTATATTTTAGGGTTTATCTTCTACAAATATTTGTCTGAGCGTATGCACCAATATGCCGATGGTATTTTAGCGGAAGATGGCATCAAGTTTGATGGCATTGATGAAGCAACAGAGGAAGGTCAAGAGTATTTAGAAGCGATTAAAGAGGAGTCGATTGACCACTTAGGTTACTTTTTAAAACCGAGTGAGCTGTTTCATGTGATTGCTGAAAAAGGTAATAACGGCGAGTTTATTATTGAGTCATTAGGTGAAGTGCTTAACCATATTGAGCAAAGCACCATGGGCACCGCCAGTGAAGATGACTTTAACGGGCTGTTTGACGATATCGATTTAACCTCTAATAAACTGGGTAAAAGTGAAAAGGCTAAAAATGAGCTGATAACGACGGTATTAGGGCATTTAGATGAGATTGACTTCTGCCTTGATGATACCGAGATTGATGTATTAGGTGATGCGTACGAATACCTGATTGGTCAGTTTGCCAGTGGCGCGGGTAAAAAAGCGGGTGAGTTCTATACGCCTCCGATGGTCTCTAAGTTACTAGCCAAGTTAGTCACCAAAGGCAAAACACAGCTGAAATCAGTCTACGACCCTACCTGTGGCTCGGGTTCATTGTTATTACAAGTCTCACGAGAGATCAGCCGACAAGGTGGCGAAGTCAGCCAATACTTCGGGCAAGAGAAAAACCCAAGTACCTATAACCTAGCGCGTATGAACATGATTTTACATGGCGTGCATTACCGTAGTTTTGATATTCAACAGGACGATACCTTAGAAACGCCTCACCATATTGAAAAACGCTTCGAAGCCGTAGTGGCTAACCCTCCATTTTCTGTTGAATGGAGTGCTAATGAAGTATTTAAATCAGATGAGCGTTTTGCAGACTACGGAAAACTTGCACCGAAGAAGAAAGCCGATTTAGCATTTGTTCAACATATGGTATTTCAATTAGCTGAGGATGGGGCTATGGCAGTGGTATTGCCCCATGGGGCTCTATATCGTGGGGCAGCTGAAGGGCAGATTCGTAATTTTTTAATAGAAAATAAAAACATAATAGATGCTGTAATAACCTTACCAGAAAAAATCTTTTATGGGACTAGCATTCCAACATGTATTTTATTGATTAAAAAGAATAGAGACTCTAAAGATGATATTTTATTCGTTAATGGTAGTGATATGTTTGAAAAAGGGATTAATCAAAATCTTCTTTTAGATAAACATATTGATTGA
- a CDS encoding AAA domain-containing protein — MESDLLREYLFENIDALNLQQLSEQLHAVKLAYENHLQVSKMFSDKVELDHEAWFNDQAQTLASYYDRNQKAITQPRWLSTWVDFIRIRTSLSEKGLENLLRYTETGKLDLECIEQIYIYSVFDILAREIIAENQELAYFSGAEQSAIRKQFKQYDNKLKSLQQEKIAHQVAQSGYAEIKSGISNGRVSSYTEMGLINNEVHKKTRHVPIRQLLKRAGHSLVSLKPCFMMGPHSVAQYLQPGQIEFDLVVMDEASQIKPEDALGTIARGKQLVVVGDPKQLPPTSFFDKAVQSEDEDTTAIEQSESILDVSLPMFNARRLRWHYRSRHESLIAFSNQEFYDNNLVVFPSPSSKSDEFGIKFTHVKSGRFVNQHNIEEAKVIAQAVCKHLLHRPEESIGVVAMSAKQREQIERCVEELSKDNPQFRDALAENAILEEPLFLKNLENVQGDERDVIYISCTYGPQEAGAAQMPQRFGPINSAAGGRRLNVLFTRSKKRMHVFSSMTEGHILATETSSPGVHALKSFLAYAQTGKLQQLKHTGKQPDSDFEIAVMDALKLQGFNCVPQVGVAGYYIDLAVQDPGQPGRYLMGIECDGATYHSAKSARDRDRLRQSVLEGLGWNIKRIWSTDWFKNPQAQLKPIIELLHQLKTDIADVQEQEPEIQEIEEVMTQEEHKLEAVEEYVNSEQSLAEKLQQYEQLVITKANDNIPMANRLLRPAMIDALCEFTPISKNEFLEVIPSYLRSATSKDHGQYLEQVLNIIAEDEQEITS, encoded by the coding sequence TTGGAATCTGATTTATTAAGAGAATACCTTTTTGAAAATATTGATGCTTTAAACCTGCAACAGTTAAGTGAACAGCTACATGCTGTGAAGTTAGCATATGAAAACCATTTGCAGGTATCAAAAATGTTCTCGGATAAAGTTGAGCTTGACCATGAAGCATGGTTTAACGACCAAGCGCAAACGCTAGCATCCTATTATGATCGAAACCAAAAAGCCATTACTCAACCTCGCTGGTTAAGTACCTGGGTTGATTTCATTAGGATCAGAACATCACTGTCAGAGAAAGGTCTGGAGAATTTACTACGTTACACTGAAACAGGAAAGTTAGATTTAGAGTGTATTGAACAAATATATATCTATTCTGTATTTGATATTTTAGCAAGAGAGATTATTGCAGAAAATCAAGAACTCGCTTACTTCTCTGGTGCAGAGCAGAGTGCAATACGCAAACAGTTTAAACAGTATGACAATAAGCTCAAGTCACTCCAGCAGGAGAAAATAGCGCATCAAGTAGCGCAATCTGGTTATGCTGAGATTAAATCGGGTATATCAAATGGGCGTGTATCCTCTTATACCGAAATGGGGCTAATTAACAATGAAGTCCATAAAAAAACACGGCATGTTCCGATCCGCCAGCTACTAAAAAGAGCTGGGCACTCTTTAGTATCATTAAAACCCTGTTTCATGATGGGGCCACATTCTGTTGCTCAATATTTACAACCAGGTCAAATTGAATTTGATCTTGTTGTAATGGATGAAGCATCGCAAATCAAACCTGAAGATGCATTGGGTACAATTGCCCGAGGCAAACAATTGGTTGTAGTAGGTGATCCAAAACAGCTACCACCAACCAGTTTCTTTGACAAGGCAGTGCAATCTGAAGATGAAGATACAACGGCAATTGAACAGTCAGAAAGCATACTGGATGTATCGTTACCAATGTTTAATGCAAGAAGATTACGCTGGCACTATCGTTCTCGCCATGAAAGCTTAATTGCATTCTCTAACCAAGAGTTTTATGACAATAACTTAGTGGTATTCCCATCACCATCAAGTAAAAGTGATGAGTTTGGTATCAAATTCACCCATGTAAAAAGTGGCCGATTTGTTAACCAACATAATATTGAAGAAGCGAAGGTTATTGCACAAGCGGTGTGTAAACACCTGTTACATCGACCTGAAGAGTCAATTGGCGTGGTCGCAATGAGTGCAAAACAGCGAGAGCAAATCGAGCGCTGTGTTGAAGAGCTTTCAAAAGATAACCCGCAATTCCGTGATGCATTAGCTGAAAATGCAATACTAGAAGAGCCGCTGTTTCTTAAGAACTTAGAGAACGTACAGGGTGATGAGCGTGATGTTATTTACATCTCATGCACCTATGGTCCTCAAGAAGCGGGGGCCGCACAAATGCCACAGCGCTTTGGCCCTATTAACTCCGCAGCGGGTGGAAGACGCTTAAATGTATTATTTACGCGTTCTAAAAAACGTATGCATGTATTCAGTTCAATGACAGAAGGGCATATTTTAGCAACTGAAACCTCTAGCCCTGGCGTACATGCTTTAAAAAGTTTCTTAGCCTATGCGCAAACGGGTAAATTACAGCAGCTTAAGCATACTGGTAAGCAACCTGATAGTGATTTTGAAATTGCAGTAATGGATGCATTAAAGTTACAAGGTTTTAATTGTGTCCCACAAGTGGGTGTCGCGGGATATTACATCGATTTAGCCGTGCAAGATCCTGGTCAACCAGGACGATACCTAATGGGGATTGAATGTGATGGAGCGACTTACCACTCAGCTAAGTCAGCACGAGACCGAGATAGATTACGTCAGTCAGTACTAGAGGGTTTAGGTTGGAATATCAAACGTATTTGGTCAACGGATTGGTTTAAAAACCCACAGGCGCAACTCAAACCCATTATTGAACTGTTACATCAATTAAAAACAGATATTGCAGACGTTCAAGAGCAAGAACCGGAAATTCAAGAAATTGAAGAAGTAATGACTCAAGAAGAGCATAAGTTAGAAGCAGTTGAAGAATATGTTAATTCTGAACAATCACTAGCTGAAAAACTGCAACAATATGAACAGCTTGTAATTACTAAAGCCAATGATAACATCCCTATGGCAAACAGATTGTTACGCCCTGCGATGATAGATGCACTGTGTGAGTTTACACCGATATCAAAGAATGAATTTTTAGAAGTTATTCCATCATACTTAAGATCAGCAACAAGCAAAGATCATGGGCAATACCTTGAACAGGTACTTAATATCATTGCCGAAGATGAACAAGAAATAACAAGTTAA
- a CDS encoding DUF4011 domain-containing protein — translation MNDISSSIVNTLKDKPAQPARCIARSLDIPKKVINHHLHILLKDKVTQNSDYTWSVNNKSSDTEPKNASNHSREKVMPENNDNIENNNFAFDSLQAIRNRLLDLTGRNRLLNFKHGRTGFIRVIDELPNQLAETILEGDEVTFVPVEEPTRDDLIEHGYIVINEKGVDVKAKTDPTAKEWAKIKGFNTSYELSQSSASHEAKHNDDNIQSLLFPRELEAQLRNIRSKANTAIEETGANILYLAFGFLEWYEDENSDVARQAPLYLIPVKIDRASLNKDLGTYTYTIEYTSEDIISNLSLREKLKHDFHLELPELTDELTPEEYFKSIQQQLLGHKPKWKLKRFATLAMFDFGKLLMYLNLDPERWPQGSNNIQNHEILQKFFAREGSDEGSVNSSFGNEYAIDSLEGVHDLYPLIDDADSSQHSALVDAIKGKNLVIEGPPGSGKSQTITNLIAAAIAQGKKVLFVAEKMAALQVVKFG, via the coding sequence ATGAATGATATATCCTCTTCAATAGTCAATACGCTAAAAGATAAACCTGCTCAACCAGCTAGGTGTATTGCTAGATCGCTAGATATTCCTAAAAAGGTTATCAACCATCACTTACATATATTGTTAAAAGATAAAGTCACTCAAAATAGCGACTACACATGGTCAGTAAACAATAAAAGCTCAGATACAGAGCCAAAAAATGCAAGTAACCACTCAAGAGAAAAAGTAATGCCTGAAAACAATGACAATATTGAAAATAACAACTTTGCTTTTGATTCATTACAAGCAATACGTAATCGTTTATTAGATTTGACTGGTAGAAATCGTTTATTAAATTTTAAGCATGGTAGAACAGGCTTTATTCGAGTTATTGATGAGTTACCAAATCAACTAGCCGAAACAATATTAGAAGGTGATGAAGTTACCTTTGTCCCAGTTGAAGAGCCAACAAGAGATGATCTGATTGAGCATGGATATATCGTTATCAATGAAAAAGGCGTTGATGTTAAAGCGAAAACCGATCCCACAGCAAAAGAGTGGGCAAAAATTAAAGGCTTTAATACAAGTTATGAGCTTTCGCAATCAAGTGCCTCACATGAAGCAAAACACAATGATGATAATATCCAGTCGTTACTGTTTCCTCGAGAGTTAGAAGCACAACTAAGAAACATTCGCTCTAAAGCAAATACTGCAATCGAGGAGACAGGTGCAAACATTCTATATCTAGCGTTTGGTTTTTTAGAGTGGTATGAAGATGAAAATTCAGATGTAGCTCGCCAAGCACCTTTGTACTTGATCCCAGTTAAAATTGATCGTGCTTCATTAAATAAAGACTTAGGGACGTATACCTACACAATTGAGTATACGAGTGAAGACATAATCTCGAACCTTTCTCTAAGAGAAAAATTGAAACATGATTTTCATTTAGAATTGCCAGAGTTAACTGACGAATTAACGCCTGAAGAATATTTTAAATCTATTCAACAGCAGCTTCTAGGACATAAACCAAAGTGGAAACTTAAGCGTTTTGCGACTTTAGCAATGTTTGATTTTGGTAAATTATTAATGTACCTAAATCTTGATCCAGAGCGCTGGCCTCAAGGTTCAAACAATATTCAAAACCATGAAATATTACAAAAGTTCTTTGCTCGAGAAGGAAGTGACGAAGGCTCTGTTAATAGTAGTTTTGGAAATGAATATGCCATTGACTCTCTAGAGGGCGTGCATGATTTATATCCGCTAATTGATGATGCAGATAGCTCTCAACACAGTGCATTAGTAGATGCCATCAAGGGTAAAAACCTGGTTATCGAAGGGCCTCCAGGATCTGGTAAATCGCAAACTATTACCAACCTTATCGCAGCTGCAATTGCTCAAGGAAAAAAAGTCCTTTTTGTAGCAGAAAAAATGGCTGCATTACAAGTGGTGAAGTTCGGTTAG